TGCGTACTACGTTGGCGATGGTAGAAGCCTTCTGGCCTACAGCCACGTACACACACTTGATGCCAGAATCGCGCTGGTTGATGATGGCGTCGATAGCCATCGCAGTTTTACCAGTCTGACGGTCACCGATGATCAGCTCACGCTGGCCACGACCGATTGGGATCATGGAGTCAACGGCTTTGTAACCAGTCTGAACTGGCTGAGAAACTGATTTACGGTCAATTACACCTGGAGCAATCACTTCAACAGGAGCAAAACCATCGTTGTCGATGGGGCCCTTGCCGTCGATTGGCTCACCCAGAGTGTTTACCACACGGCCAAGCAGGCCGCGGCCAACTGGAACTTCCAGAATACGGCCAGTGGTTTTAACTTTTACGCCCTCAGCCAGATCGGCATAAGGACCCATTACTACAGCACCGACAGAGTCGCGCTCAAGGTTCAACGCGATTGCATAACGGTTGCCAGGCAGTTCGATCATCTCACCCTGCATTACATCGGCCAGGCCGTGTACGCGGATGATGCCATCGCTTACCGCAACGATAGTACCTTCGTTACGGGCTTCGCTGACTACGTCGAACTGCTCGATCCGCTGCTTAATCAGATCGCTGATTTCAGTGGAATTCAGTTGCATGCTCAAACTCCCAATTACGATTGCAGCTTATCAGACAGGCGGGCCAGTTTGCCGCTCACAGAACCATCGATAACGAGGTCCCCTGCCTTGATAATTACACCGGCGATCAGGCCGGCATCTACGCTGCAATTCAGCTTAACTTTGCGTGCGAGACGTTTCTCTAGGGAAACACCAATCTGCTGTTGTTGTGCGTCGGAAAGCTCGGTGGCAGAAACCACATCGGCTTCTACTTCCTTGGCCCATTCCAAACGGTACTCAGCAAACAGCTGAGCCACAGCAGGCAGTACTTCCAAACGACCGTTTTCAGCCATCACCTTGATCAGGTTTTGACCGTGCTCGTTGAGCTGCTCACCACAAACATCAATAAAGAGTTTGGCGAGCGCGCTACTGGCCATAGAGCCAGCGAGCAGTGGGCGCATGGTTTCGTTTTCACTTACCAGCGCAGCAAAACCGAGCATTTCGGCCCAGCTGTCCACGGCTTGTTTTTCAACGGCAAAATCAAAAGCTGCCTTTGCATAAGGGCGAGCAATGGTGGTTAACTCAGCCATACCCCTTCTCCCTTATCAAATTTCAGCGACAAGCTTTTCAACTATGTCACTGTGTGCGGCTGCATCAATCGAACGTTCGAGGATCTTCTCAGCACCGGCAAGGGCCAGAGTAGCAACCTGCTTACGCAGTTCCTCTTTCACGCGATTGCGTTCAGCTTCAATTTCAGCTTTGCCCTGAGCGATGATACGTGCACGCTCAGCGTCAGCCTCGGCTTTTGCTTCTTCAACGATCTGAGCCTTGCGCTTGTTGGCAGACTCGATGATTTCATTGGCTGTAGCTTTGGCTTCTTTGAGCTGCTCGGTGGCCTTGGCCTGAGCGAGCTCCAGGTCTTTTGCGGCGCGGTCAGCGTTTGCGAGACCGTCAGCAATCCTCTTTTGGCGTTCTTCGATGGCATTCATCAAAGGAGGCCAAACATACTTCATGCAGAACCACACGAAGATAATAAAGGCGACCGTCTGACCGATTAGGGTAGCGTTGATATTCACAACAGCCTCCTATTTTGAGTTAAGACAGAAGCGGTTTTTTTACAGCATTGCGCCCAGTGGGTTGGTGAACAGCATGTACAGAGCGATACCCACACCGATCATGGTTACGGCGTCGAGCAGACCAGCCACGATGAACATCTTAACCTGCAGCATAGGAGCCATTTCTGGTTGACGAGCAGCGCCTTCCAGGAACTTGCCACCCAGAAGACCGAAACCGATAGCGGTACCCAGTGCACCCATACCAATCAGCAGAGCAACAGCGATTGCAGTAAAGCCCAGAATAGTTTCCATCTGTATCTCCAGTATCTAAATCTAAATTAGTTGATGATTTAGTTTAAAAAAATTTCTTCAGCAATCCTTAATGATCTTCATGTGCCATGCTGAGGTAAACAATCGTCAGCATCATGAAGATAAACGCTTGCAGTGTGATAACCAGAATGTGGAAGATCAACCAACCCAGTTGCAGGGTTACACCCAGAGAGGCGATCAGCCAGTTGGCACCATACATCAGCGCAATAAGGATGAAGATCAACTCACCCGCATACAGGTTACCGAATAGACGCAGAGCCAATGAGATTGGCTTGGCGATCAGGGTAACTGATTCCAGCAGGAGGTTGACGGGTATCATTGCCCAGTGGTTAAAGGGCTGCAGTGTCAGTTCTTTCACGAAGCCAGACACTCCCTTGACCTTGATGCTGTAATAGATAATCAGCAAAAACACACCCAGCGCGAGGCTGAAGGTGATGTTCAGGTCAGTCGTCGGAACCACTTTCAGGTAAGGCACACCCAGCATAGCGGCGGTGTGTGGCAGCCAGTCAACTGGCACCATGTCCATGAAGTTCATCATGAAAACCCAAACGAAGATGGTCAGAGCGAGAGGAGCGATCAGGGCATTGCGGCCGTGGAAGGTTTCTTTCACGCTGTTGTCAACGAACTCGACGATCATCTCGACAAAGCACTGAAGCTTGCCGGGAACGCCAGTAGTCGCTTTCTTGCCAACGCTACGGAAAATCCACAGGAACAGAACACCAAGACCAACCGAAAAGAGCAACGAATCAATATGCCATGTCCAGAATCCTTCACCAACGGAAAGGTTGGTCAGGTGATGCTGGATATAGCCCTGCGGTGTTAACGCTTCACCAGTTGCAGCCATGATTCATCCCACTTTACTTTTGCTTGAAGTATAAAGGCGCTGTCCAATGCACCAGGAGTGCCAGTGAGTAGCAAACGAAAAGCGGCATAAAGACGATTTTCAAATTGATAAACACCAACGAAAACAGGGCAATGGTTAACAGCAACTTTACCGCTTCCCCCCAGTAGAAGGTTTTCAGTACCTTCCCTGCTGCACTTGCTCCCGAATGGGAAAAAGCGAGGGTTGCGAATACAAAATTAGGGAGCACAGCTATCGCAGCACCGGCTAAAGCCGATACCCCGTATTGCGCTCCCCAGACGACGAAGAAGAGAACTGACGCACCCCCGGCTATCGCCGCCTGCATCAACACCAATTTATAGGCAGACCACCGGCCACGACGCGCCAAAACCTTGCTCAATTCTCATTCTCCGCATTCGGACTTTTTGTTTCTGTGACCGGACAACAAAATGCCGTAAAAAGTCACAGTACAAAAAGCTTGCGAAAGTATACCTTTTCGGGCCTTCAATGCAACTTTGAGATGCGTAAAATCGCCACTTTTCAATGGTTCTACGACCAAAGATTCAAAAAGCAAAGATTAACATTCGTCACAAATTTACATGAAACTCTGTTAACTGCCCGGAATCAGCGGATTTTACTGAGAATACCGTCTAATTCAGCGAGATTTTGGTAGTTAATTACAATTTTTCCCTTGCCCTTACTGCCGTGAGCAATGGAAACCTTGGCGCCCAGCTTTTCAATCAACTGCTGCTCCAGACGGCTTACATCGTGATCTTTTACCGGTTTTTCTGCTTCTTTAGCGGGATTTAAGGTTCTATTAATTAATCGTTCAGTTTCCCGAACGGTGAGCTCTTTGGCGGCAACTAAACGTGCCAGATTTGTCTGTTCTTCACCCTCTACGGCAAGCAGTGCACGGGCGTGGCCCATGTCGATATCGCCATATTCAAGCAAACGCTTAACGGGTTCATTCAGACTGTTGAGACGCAGCAGATTAGTGACTGTAGTGCGGGATTTACCCACGGCATCGGCCACCTGCTGGTGGGTGAGTTCAAATTCTTCCAGCAGACGATGCAAGGCGATGGCTTCTTCCATGGCATTGAGATCTTCACGCTGAATGTTTTCAATCAGGGCAATGGCCACCGCTGACTCGTCAGGCACCTGTTTGATGATACAGGGGACCTTTTCAAGCTTGGCCAGCTGTGAGGCACGCCAGCGACGTTCACCGGCAATGATTTCGTACTTTTGTTCGGCGACCTTGCGCACCACTATGGGCTGAATAATGCCCTGAGCCCGAATAGACTCGGCCAGTTCTTCCAACGCCTCTGGTGACATATCCTTACGGGGCTGGTACTTGCCGGGTTGCAGCAAATCCACATCCAGGTGTACCAGGTCGTCCTGTTTGTCGGCCCGGGCAGCTTCCTGTTCCAGTTTTCTACTGGCGGCATGGCTGGTGCTCAGCAGTGCATCCAGTCCCTTACCCAAGCCCCGTTTTTTCAAAGTCATTGCTAATCCTTACGCCTGCTTTTTAGCCTGGGTTTGCTCACCCCGGCGAATAATCTCTCCGGCCAGGGCCAGGTAGGCCTTGGCGCCGGCACTGGATTTATCGTAATACATGGCAGGCGCGCCAAAACTCGGGGCCTCGGCCAGACGGATATTACGGGGGATCACAGTCCGGTAAACTTTCTCGCCAAAATGCTGCTTGAGCTGATCGGACACATCATTGGCCAATCGATTGCGAGGATCGTACATGGTACGCAAAATTCCTTCGATGCCAAGTCCCGGATTCACCATGGAGGCCAGCTTGCCTATGGTATCGATAAGGGCAGTGAGACCTTCCAGCGCAAAATACTCACATTGCATGGGCACCAACACTGAGTCGGCAGCGGACATGGCGTTCACGGTCAACATGTTCAGAGAAGGCGGGCAGTCGATAAAGATAAAATCATACTGATCGCGGATAGGGGCCAATGCGTTGCGCAGACGCACTTCACGGGCGAAGAATTCCATCAGCTTAATTTCGGCGGCCGTCACATCACCATTGGCGGCAATGAGATCGTATTTGCCCTGGGTATCTTTCACCACCACATCGGCAAACGGCTTTTCCTCCACGAGAAGCTCATACGCGGTATTTTCTACCTCGTACTTATCGACACCACTGCCCATGGTGGCATTACCCTGGGGATCCAGGTCTATCAGCAGCACCTTGCGCCGGGTTGCTGCAAGCGAAGCCGCCAGGTTAATGCAAGTAGTTGTTTTTCCTACGCCACCTTTCTGGTTGGCTACAGCAATGACTTTCCCCACAATTTCACCCTGTTGTTATTCTGTCGTTCAACCAAGACATAACGCCTTGGACAAGTTGCTTGATGTTGCTGCCAATTGCAAGGCAGAGGGTCACGCTTTGACCAATTTCAGCAGATGCCTTTGCTCATCCAGCCCGGGGACTGTGAGCCTGATGGTTTCAATCAACTTAAAGCCTTCGGGGATCCCGGCCATCTCTTCATCACCAAGCTGGCCCTTGAGGGCATAAAAACTGCCATTTTCGGCTGGCAAATGATGGCACCAACTGAGCATGTCCCCCACAGAGGCAAAAGCGCGGCTCAGCACTCCATCGAATCCCTGCTCGGGTTGATACAGCTCGACCCGGCTTTCCACCGAGCTGATGTTTTTCAGCCCAAGCTCCACTGCCACCTGCTTTTGGAAGCGAATGCGTTTACCCAGGCTATCGAGCAAAACAAACTCTTTGTCGGGATTGATGATGGCCAGCGGAATCCCCGGCAAACCGGGGCCAGTCCCCACATCGATAAACCGCTTACCCACCAGATGAGGTGATACCACCAGGCTATCGAGAATATGGCGGGTCAGCATTTGCGCCGGTTCCCGCACCGACGTCAGGTTGTAGGCCTTGTTCCACTTGTCGAGCAGCTCCACAAAGGCAAGTAATTGCTGTTGCTGCTGGGCATCGACTTGCAGGCCCGCTTTGGCGAGATCCTGACTGAGTTTTTCGGCTAACACTTGCTATCTCCGTCGGTACAACTGTCTTGGAGGGCTATTATGAGGCCCAGAAAAAGTGAAGGGAAGCCCGGAGGCCTCCCTTGCACGCGAGTGGTGCGAGCTTAAGCGCTCTTTCTCAGCAATCCACGTTTTTTAAGGTGAACCAGCAGAATGGATACGGCTGCAGGGGTCACACCTGAGATGCGCGAGGCCTGACCTATGGTCTCTGGTTTGTGGGCGTTGAGCTTGGCCGTTACTTCGTTGGACAGACCCGGCACTTCGCTGTAGTCCAGATCCAGCGGTAAGCGGGTGTTTTCGTTCCGCTCCGCCTTGGCGATTTCATCCTGCTGACGCTGGATGTAACCTGCGTATTTAACCTGAATCTGCACCTGTTCCGCAGCCAAAGGATCGGCAAGCCCAGGGCCGAATCCGTCAACCTTCATCAGGGTGTCGTATTCAATCTCAGGTCGGCGCAGCAGATCTTCCAGCGACGCTTCGCGGGTCAGTGGGGCACTGAGCACTTCATTGAGCTGGGCCACCTGAGGTGAATTCACATGTACCCACTGGCTGCGCAAACGCTGTTGCTCAAGCTCGATGGACTCGCGTTTTTCACTGAATTTTTGCCAGCGGAAGTCATCAACCAGGCCCAGTTCACGACCTTTTTCGGTGAGACGCAAATCGGCATTGTCTTCACGCAGCAGCAAACGGTATTCGGCGCGGCTGGTGAACATACGGTAGGGCTCTTTGGTACCCAAAGTGGAAAGATCGTCCACCAGCACACCCAGATAAGCCTGATCGCGGCGTGGTGCCCAGGCTTCTTTGCCCTGTACCTGCAGTGCGGCGTTGAGACCGGCCAAGAGCCCCTGAGCTCCGGCTTCTTCGTAACCTGTGGTGCCGTTGATCTGTCCGGCAAAGAACAAACCGTCGATAACTTTGGTTTCCAATGAGTTTTTCAGATCTCTTGGATCGAAGTAGTCATATTCAATGGCATAACCAGGGCGAACAATTTCAGCCTGTTCCATGCCTCGAATAGAGCGAACCAATTGAATTTGCACGTCAAATGGCAAGCTGGTCGATATACCGTTCGGGTAAATTTCGGTGGTCGTCAGGCCTTCGGGCTCGATAAAGATCTGATGCGAGCTTTTATCGGCAAAACGATGAATTTTGTCTTCAATGGACGGGCAATAACGGGGGCCAATACCCTCAATCACCCCTGAATACATGGGACTGCGGTCCAATCCACCACGAATGATGTCGTGGGTGCGTTCGTTGGTGTGCGTGATATAGCAAGAGATCTGCTCTGGATGCTGGCTCAGCTCACCGATAAAAGACATCACAGGCAAGGGCGAATCGCCTTTTTGCTCAGTCATCACTGAAAAATCAATGGTTCTGGCATCAATACGGGGAGGCGTGCCGGTTTTCAGACGTCCTACGCGCAGTGGCAGATCCCGTAATCGATGGGCGAGGGCAATGGCTGGTTGATCACCGGCGCGGCCGCCGCTGTAATTTTCCAGACCTATGTGGATTTTGCCTCCCAGGAAGGTACCGGCAGTCAGCACCACGGCAGGGGCTTCAAAGGCCAGTCCCATTTGGGTAACAGCGCCGATAACCCGGCCATTCTCCACCACCAAATCATCTACGGCTTGCTGGAAAATCCGCAGGTTAGGCTGCTCCTGCAGAATACTCAGGATTTTGGCTTTGTAGAGGGCTCTGTCTGCCTGAGCGCGGGTCGCTCTGACCGCTGGGCCTTTACTGGAATTCAGGGTACGGAATTGGATCCCCGAGAAATCAGTGGCGATCGCCATTGCACCACCCAGAGCATCTATCTCTTTTACCAGATGCCCTTTACCAATACCGCCAATGGCAGGGTTGCAGGACATCTGACCCAGGGTATCGACATTGTGGGTGAGCAGCAGTGTCTTGCATCCCATACGGGCTGCAGCCAAGGCGGCTTCGGTACCGGCATGGCCGCCACCTACAACTATCACATCAAACCGTTCATGAAATTGCATGACACTACCTTAAAGCGAGAAAACAAAGATCGCACAACGAGCCGGGTATTTTAGCATTGCCAGAGACAGAGTTGAACGATCTGTTTGCATGTAAAGATCCAAAGGGGATCGGCTTATAGATCTTAAGATCTTTATATAGATCTCTTTATTGTTATCTCTTATTAGGATCGCACTTTTCTGTGGGTAAGGGTAAAAATCCTTTTAAAACATGGGATAAGTGAAATCTGATCCTGTGATCTCAAGGCGATCTACCCTGAGAAAAGGTGGGGATAGATCGGCATTTTATCCACAGGGTGGATCTTTGACCTGGTAGAGGTTTGAGTAATGCAACGGTAGATCAGATCTAAATCATATCTTATCCACAAATTTATTATTAAATAACAGGTTTTGTGGATAAGAATGATCTAAGTTGTGGGTGACTGAGGATAACCTTGGGTATGCGATCTCAGAGTTTACCAATCCATTGTTGCAACCATTGAATGGCTGGCTCTTCGGGCACGGGATCGGCTTGTACATCGATCCGGATCTTATCCACAAAAGGTTTTGCACCGGCGTCGCTCAATAATTGAACAAGCTGTTCCGGACCCTCACAAAAGGTATCGTAGCTGGAGTCGCCAATGGCGCAGAGTGCGAACTGTACCGTGCTCAAATCCGGCATCGTCAGCATCAAAGATTTGGCAAATGGCTGCAGATTATCGGGCAGATCGCCTGCACCATGAGTCGCAGATACCAATAACCACAGAGCCGAGGTATCCAGCGAATCCAGCGATGGATCCAAATGGGAGCAACATTCGTGCCCTGCGTCACCGAGTACCGCTGCCAACTCATCTGCCACGTATTCACTGCCACCCAGGGTAGTGCCAATCAGGATTTCAATTTTTGCCATCGCTACATCCGTTGAAGAGAAAAATGCTTGAAGATTGGCGTCATGGTAGCCCAAAGCCAGGGGCGGTGGAACGGATCTCAAGTCTGTAGCTGCTGTGCTAGCATGGTGCAGTCACTGGATTACGGCCAAGGGGCAAACACATCGCTATGACCAACAAGCAGAAAGTAGTCATCTGGTTGAGTGCCGCCCTCATTGCCCTGTTAATCGGTTTGCTGATGACAGTGCTGGTGACGATCCCGGAAGTACCTCGGGTGGTTCTGGGCAATAGCGCTACGGTGCTCTCCCACCAGGGGCGCTGTTTTCACCTTGATGATTCAGCAACGGCGTTGGATGACAACGTCATTGACGAGCACGGCGTTATTGCCTTGCTGGTTTGGAATATTCACAAACAAAGCGATGGTGAGTGGCCTAAAGCGCTGTGGACACAGGGAGAACAATGGCAGCTGCTGTTACTGCAGGAGGTCGAACTCAGTACGGATTTCAGCGCTGCACTTGAAAATCATCAGTTCAGTTGGAGTATGATGCCCGCTTTTCGCTTTCAGGGGCTGGATTATGGTGTGATGCTGGCCGCGCGCCGCCCTCCGCTCGAGGGTTGCGGCCTGTTAAAGGTAGAGCCCTGGATCCGACTTCCCAAAGCGGCGCTTTACGGTTTTTATGCCCTGAGTAATGGTGAGACCTTGCTGGCGGTTAATCTCCACGGGATCAACTTCGATCCCAATTTGCAGGAGTGGGAAGACCAATTGGCGCCGCTTTTACGCTTGGTGAAGCAACATCAAGGGCCCGTGATCCTGGCGGGCGACTTTAACAGTTGGGGAGAGCGCAGAAGCAAAAAGCTCGAAAAACTCATCGAACCACTGGGGCTTAAGGTAGTGCGCTTTGAGCCTGATGAGCGGATCAGAGTTTTTGGTACGCCGCTTGATTGGGTATTTTACCGAGGCTTACATCTGAAAAAGGCGCAATCACCCACAACAAATGTGTCGGATCATGCGCCCCTGATGGTGCAGTTCGAACTTAGCCCCGGGTCAACCAGTGATGGTGAAACTCCAGGTGTTCATCAATAAAGCTCGCGATAAAGTAATAGCTGTGATCGTAGCCAGGCTGCATCCGCAGATTCAGTGGAAAGTCGGCACTGTCAGCGGCACGTTGCAGCCGTTGTGGCATGAGTTCAGTTTCTAAAAAGCTGTCGGCATCGCCCTGATCCACCAGCATGGGGATAGGTTCGGCGCCACGGCCAATCAATTCACAGCTGTCGTATTCGCGCCAGCTTTCCCGGTCTTTGCCCAGGTAATTGCCAAAGGCCTTTTGCCCCCAGGGGCTTTGGCTGGGATTACAAATAGGGCTGAACGCAGACACGCTGGCATAGCGACCCGGGTTTTTCAGCGCTATGGTCAGGGCGCCGTGGCCGCCCATGGAGTGGCCGGCAATGCTGCGTTTGCTGCTGACCGGAAAATTGGTTTCAATCAGCTTCGGCAGCTCTTTCACCACATAATCGTAC
This sequence is a window from Shewanella zhangzhouensis. Protein-coding genes within it:
- a CDS encoding endonuclease/exonuclease/phosphatase family protein; protein product: MTNKQKVVIWLSAALIALLIGLLMTVLVTIPEVPRVVLGNSATVLSHQGRCFHLDDSATALDDNVIDEHGVIALLVWNIHKQSDGEWPKALWTQGEQWQLLLLQEVELSTDFSAALENHQFSWSMMPAFRFQGLDYGVMLAARRPPLEGCGLLKVEPWIRLPKAALYGFYALSNGETLLAVNLHGINFDPNLQEWEDQLAPLLRLVKQHQGPVILAGDFNSWGERRSKKLEKLIEPLGLKVVRFEPDERIRVFGTPLDWVFYRGLHLKKAQSPTTNVSDHAPLMVQFELSPGSTSDGETPGVHQ
- the atpH gene encoding F0F1 ATP synthase subunit delta encodes the protein MAELTTIARPYAKAAFDFAVEKQAVDSWAEMLGFAALVSENETMRPLLAGSMASSALAKLFIDVCGEQLNEHGQNLIKVMAENGRLEVLPAVAQLFAEYRLEWAKEVEADVVSATELSDAQQQQIGVSLEKRLARKVKLNCSVDAGLIAGVIIKAGDLVIDGSVSGKLARLSDKLQS
- the rsmG gene encoding 16S rRNA (guanine(527)-N(7))-methyltransferase RsmG, with the translated sequence MLAEKLSQDLAKAGLQVDAQQQQQLLAFVELLDKWNKAYNLTSVREPAQMLTRHILDSLVVSPHLVGKRFIDVGTGPGLPGIPLAIINPDKEFVLLDSLGKRIRFQKQVAVELGLKNISSVESRVELYQPEQGFDGVLSRAFASVGDMLSWCHHLPAENGSFYALKGQLGDEEMAGIPEGFKLIETIRLTVPGLDEQRHLLKLVKA
- the atpF gene encoding F0F1 ATP synthase subunit B encodes the protein MNINATLIGQTVAFIIFVWFCMKYVWPPLMNAIEERQKRIADGLANADRAAKDLELAQAKATEQLKEAKATANEIIESANKRKAQIVEEAKAEADAERARIIAQGKAEIEAERNRVKEELRKQVATLALAGAEKILERSIDAAAHSDIVEKLVAEI
- the mioC gene encoding FMN-binding protein MioC, yielding MAKIEILIGTTLGGSEYVADELAAVLGDAGHECCSHLDPSLDSLDTSALWLLVSATHGAGDLPDNLQPFAKSLMLTMPDLSTVQFALCAIGDSSYDTFCEGPEQLVQLLSDAGAKPFVDKIRIDVQADPVPEEPAIQWLQQWIGKL
- the atpE gene encoding F0F1 ATP synthase subunit C, producing the protein METILGFTAIAVALLIGMGALGTAIGFGLLGGKFLEGAARQPEMAPMLQVKMFIVAGLLDAVTMIGVGIALYMLFTNPLGAML
- a CDS encoding ATP synthase subunit I; this encodes MSKVLARRGRWSAYKLVLMQAAIAGGASVLFFVVWGAQYGVSALAGAAIAVLPNFVFATLAFSHSGASAAGKVLKTFYWGEAVKLLLTIALFSLVFINLKIVFMPLFVCYSLALLVHWTAPLYFKQK
- the atpB gene encoding F0F1 ATP synthase subunit A translates to MAATGEALTPQGYIQHHLTNLSVGEGFWTWHIDSLLFSVGLGVLFLWIFRSVGKKATTGVPGKLQCFVEMIVEFVDNSVKETFHGRNALIAPLALTIFVWVFMMNFMDMVPVDWLPHTAAMLGVPYLKVVPTTDLNITFSLALGVFLLIIYYSIKVKGVSGFVKELTLQPFNHWAMIPVNLLLESVTLIAKPISLALRLFGNLYAGELIFILIALMYGANWLIASLGVTLQLGWLIFHILVITLQAFIFMMLTIVYLSMAHEDH
- the fghA gene encoding S-formylglutathione hydrolase; translation: MTLELISANRSFDGWHKQYSHQSSSLDCKMRFAIFLPPQAETQSVPVLYWLSGLTCSDENFMQKAGAQRLAATLGLAIVAMDTSPRGEGVADDPDGAWDFGLGAGFYLNATEAPWSKHYRMYDYVVKELPKLIETNFPVSSKRSIAGHSMGGHGALTIALKNPGRYASVSAFSPICNPSQSPWGQKAFGNYLGKDRESWREYDSCELIGRGAEPIPMLVDQGDADSFLETELMPQRLQRAADSADFPLNLRMQPGYDHSYYFIASFIDEHLEFHHHWLTRG
- a CDS encoding ParA family protein, encoding MGKVIAVANQKGGVGKTTTCINLAASLAATRRKVLLIDLDPQGNATMGSGVDKYEVENTAYELLVEEKPFADVVVKDTQGKYDLIAANGDVTAAEIKLMEFFAREVRLRNALAPIRDQYDFIFIDCPPSLNMLTVNAMSAADSVLVPMQCEYFALEGLTALIDTIGKLASMVNPGLGIEGILRTMYDPRNRLANDVSDQLKQHFGEKVYRTVIPRNIRLAEAPSFGAPAMYYDKSSAGAKAYLALAGEIIRRGEQTQAKKQA
- a CDS encoding ParB/RepB/Spo0J family partition protein; the encoded protein is MTLKKRGLGKGLDALLSTSHAASRKLEQEAARADKQDDLVHLDVDLLQPGKYQPRKDMSPEALEELAESIRAQGIIQPIVVRKVAEQKYEIIAGERRWRASQLAKLEKVPCIIKQVPDESAVAIALIENIQREDLNAMEEAIALHRLLEEFELTHQQVADAVGKSRTTVTNLLRLNSLNEPVKRLLEYGDIDMGHARALLAVEGEEQTNLARLVAAKELTVRETERLINRTLNPAKEAEKPVKDHDVSRLEQQLIEKLGAKVSIAHGSKGKGKIVINYQNLAELDGILSKIR
- the mnmG gene encoding tRNA uridine-5-carboxymethylaminomethyl(34) synthesis enzyme MnmG → MQFHERFDVIVVGGGHAGTEAALAAARMGCKTLLLTHNVDTLGQMSCNPAIGGIGKGHLVKEIDALGGAMAIATDFSGIQFRTLNSSKGPAVRATRAQADRALYKAKILSILQEQPNLRIFQQAVDDLVVENGRVIGAVTQMGLAFEAPAVVLTAGTFLGGKIHIGLENYSGGRAGDQPAIALAHRLRDLPLRVGRLKTGTPPRIDARTIDFSVMTEQKGDSPLPVMSFIGELSQHPEQISCYITHTNERTHDIIRGGLDRSPMYSGVIEGIGPRYCPSIEDKIHRFADKSSHQIFIEPEGLTTTEIYPNGISTSLPFDVQIQLVRSIRGMEQAEIVRPGYAIEYDYFDPRDLKNSLETKVIDGLFFAGQINGTTGYEEAGAQGLLAGLNAALQVQGKEAWAPRRDQAYLGVLVDDLSTLGTKEPYRMFTSRAEYRLLLREDNADLRLTEKGRELGLVDDFRWQKFSEKRESIELEQQRLRSQWVHVNSPQVAQLNEVLSAPLTREASLEDLLRRPEIEYDTLMKVDGFGPGLADPLAAEQVQIQVKYAGYIQRQQDEIAKAERNENTRLPLDLDYSEVPGLSNEVTAKLNAHKPETIGQASRISGVTPAAVSILLVHLKKRGLLRKSA